Proteins from a single region of Runella sp. SP2:
- a CDS encoding glutamate-5-semialdehyde dehydrogenase, translated as MTTTIVPQLQATQQAAAQVRRLTSEQKTALLNRLADLLLAHQALIMAENQKDMERMPDGDPKKDRLFLNEKRIQGLADSLRDVALLPDPSGQVLLEREIEQGLKLKKIAVPLGVVGAIYESRPNVTVDVASLCLRSGNACVLKGGKEADFSNRCLVGLIHQALQEAGVDTNAVMLLPTDRQFVTELLTATRYVDIIIPRGSESLIQFVRKNSLIPTIETGAGVCHGYIEATADLAKARDIVVNARVSRPSVCNSMDCVIVDRAIAAEFLPMLNDDFIKWNVEVYADEASYPIFEGISYPKLQHAQPQDFGREFLDYKLAVKVVDGLDEALSHIQNYSSRHSEAIVSQNQSLIDRFLAEVDAAAVYANTSTRFTDGGVFGLGAEIGISTQKLHARGPFALEKLVTEKWVVVGDGQVRW; from the coding sequence ATGACAACTACCATCGTACCCCAACTTCAAGCCACGCAACAAGCCGCTGCGCAAGTGCGTCGCTTGACTAGCGAGCAAAAAACGGCCTTGCTCAATCGCCTCGCCGATTTGCTGCTAGCGCACCAAGCGCTGATTATGGCCGAAAACCAGAAAGACATGGAGCGAATGCCCGATGGCGACCCTAAAAAAGACCGTTTGTTTTTGAACGAAAAGCGGATTCAGGGATTAGCCGACAGCCTTCGCGACGTAGCGCTGTTGCCCGACCCGTCGGGGCAGGTGTTGTTGGAACGAGAGATTGAACAAGGGCTTAAATTGAAAAAAATTGCGGTTCCCCTTGGCGTCGTTGGCGCCATCTACGAATCACGCCCCAACGTGACGGTGGACGTGGCCTCGTTGTGTTTGCGTTCGGGCAATGCCTGTGTATTGAAGGGCGGCAAAGAAGCCGATTTTTCTAACCGCTGTTTGGTAGGGTTGATTCACCAAGCGCTGCAAGAAGCAGGAGTGGACACCAACGCCGTGATGCTGCTTCCTACCGACCGTCAGTTTGTGACCGAATTGCTCACCGCCACTCGCTATGTCGATATTATCATTCCACGCGGTTCGGAGTCGTTGATTCAGTTTGTACGGAAAAATTCACTCATCCCAACCATTGAAACAGGAGCAGGAGTTTGTCATGGCTACATTGAGGCTACCGCCGATTTGGCCAAAGCCCGTGACATTGTGGTGAATGCGCGCGTTTCGCGGCCGTCGGTCTGCAACTCCATGGACTGCGTGATTGTTGACCGTGCCATTGCGGCCGAGTTTTTACCCATGCTCAATGACGATTTTATCAAGTGGAACGTAGAAGTATATGCCGATGAAGCATCGTATCCAATTTTTGAAGGCATCTCTTACCCAAAACTTCAACACGCTCAACCCCAAGATTTTGGGCGTGAGTTTTTGGATTATAAACTAGCCGTAAAAGTAGTTGACGGCCTCGACGAAGCACTTTCGCACATTCAAAATTATTCGTCGCGCCACTCCGAAGCTATTGTTTCCCAAAACCAATCCCTCATTGACCGTTTCTTGGCCGAAGTAGATGCGGCGGCGGTGTATGCCAATACTTCCACGCGTTTTACCGACGGAGGGGTGTTTGGACTTGGCGCTGAAATCGGCATTTCTACCCAAAAACTCCACGCCCGTGGCCCCTTTGCCCTCGAAAAACTCGTGACGGAGAAGTGGGTAGTGGTGGGTGATGGGCAAGTTCGTTGGTAA
- a CDS encoding XisI protein yields the protein MDKLVFHKQVARRIIEEVAHLSPRIEGGIENQIITDDEHGHYLYFGVGWEKENSGWIYASFVHIDVKADGKVWLQHDGTDLSIAEKLQTYGISKSDIVIGFQAPAVRKYMDGYAAA from the coding sequence ATGGATAAACTAGTTTTTCACAAACAAGTCGCTCGTCGAATCATAGAAGAAGTGGCCCATTTATCCCCACGCATTGAGGGTGGTATAGAAAATCAAATTATCACAGATGATGAACATGGTCACTACCTTTATTTTGGCGTAGGCTGGGAAAAAGAAAATAGCGGATGGATATACGCCTCGTTTGTTCACATTGATGTCAAAGCCGATGGCAAAGTTTGGCTTCAACACGATGGAACCGATCTAAGTATTGCAGAAAAACTTCAAACCTATGGTATCTCCAAAAGCGACATCGTCATTGGTTTCCAAGCTCCTGCGGTCCGAAAATACATGGATGGCTACGCTGCCGCGTAA